In one Pasteuria penetrans genomic region, the following are encoded:
- a CDS encoding collagen-like protein, with amino-acid sequence MNYNKKKGLWALTMVTALGISIPTQANATLPLDNMSQDDINRIAIQVSNRVVELGQLQDLLRGPEGSQGPQGIQGERGPQGPVGPQGPAGEKGQDGKDGKDGKDGKDGKEGKEGKEGKPGLKGDQGPVGPQGEKGQDGKDGKPGPEGPKGDQGPVGPQGEKGQDGKDGKPGPEGPKGDQGPVGPQGEKGQDGKDGKPGPEGPKGDQGPVGPKGDQGPVGPQGEKGQDGNQPGSVPVMEGYFKEFLRNIGMAKNDKEKYEELIRNFEASTGFKYKGIDEKEGIVLFEYNNEKFTLQSTKDGNVRVISAGTKEEAARVCMLEGCRAGQYTLMNIGGSLQLVQYLPGTYGTLGQIVTVSPISTASVAPAVVSNTSAVVSSTPTSTTPISSERVSEPKAGEKRKSVENSPQIPDEKGKGDRRGPEVEGSHKNPSVGSGRPGPSHGREVAGNHNSEKGDTVPSTATGIPTVIALSATAAVLALVALFFVRRRKSIIKNSGRN; translated from the coding sequence ATGAATTATAATAAGAAAAAAGGCCTGTGGGCACTAACAATGGTAACTGCCCTTGGAATATCAATACCAACCCAGGCAAATGCTACATTGCCCCTAGATAATATGTCCCAAGATGATATCAATAGAATAGCAATACAAGTTAGTAATCGTGTGGTTGAATTAGGACAACTGCAGGATTTATTGCGAGGTCCAGAGGGTTCACAAGGTCCACAAGGTATACAAGGCGAACGGGGTCCACAAGGTCCAGTGGGTCCACAAGGTCCAGCAGGGGAAAAGGGTCAAGATGGTAAAGATGGTAAAGATGGTAAAGATGGTAAAGATGGTAAAGAGGGTAAAGAGGGTAAAGAGGGTAAACCAGGTCTAAAGGGTGATCAAGGTCCAGTAGGTCCACAAGGTGAAAAGGGTCAAGATGGTAAAGATGGTAAACCAGGTCCAGAGGGTCCAAAGGGTGATCAAGGTCCAGTAGGTCCACAAGGTGAAAAGGGTCAAGATGGTAAAGATGGTAAACCAGGTCCAGAGGGTCCAAAGGGTGATCAAGGTCCAGTAGGTCCACAAGGTGAAAAGGGTCAAGATGGTAAAGATGGTAAACCAGGTCCAGAGGGTCCAAAGGGTGATCAAGGTCCAGTAGGTCCAAAGGGTGATCAGGGTCCAGTAGGTCCACAAGGTGAAAAGGGTCAAGATGGCAACCAACCAGGTAGTGTACCCGTTATGGAGGGATACTTCAAAGAGTTCCTGAGAAATATTGGTATGGCAAAGAATGATAAGGAAAAGTATGAGGAACTTATAAGAAACTTCGAGGCGTCGACAGGCTTCAAATATAAAGGGATCGATGAAAAGGAAGGTATTGTTCTTTTCGAATACAACAATGAAAAATTTACCCTCCAGTCTACTAAGGATGGAAACGTCAGAGTTATCAGCGCGGGTACTAAAGAAGAAGCGGCGAGGGTATGCATGCTGGAAGGGTGCCGAGCCGGACAATACACACTCATGAATATAGGTGGGTCTCTCCAGCTGGTACAATACCTTCCAGGGACTTATGGGACCTTAGGTCAGATAGTAACCGTTTCACCGATCAGCACTGCTAGCGTAGCACCCGCGGTAGTATCCAACACATCTGCAGTAGTATCTAGTACACCCACATCTACAACGCCCATTTCGTCCGAACGGGTTTCTGAGCCAAAAGCGGGTGAAAAACGTAAATCTGTTGAAAATAGTCCTCAAATACCCGATGAAAAAGGAAAAGGGGATCGTAGGGGTCCCGAGGTGGAGGGAAGCCATAAGAATCCCTCCGTAGGAAGCGGTCGACCAGGTCCCAGTCATGGGCGCGAAGTGGCGGGAAACCACAATAGCGAAAAGGGGGACACGGTACCGTCGACAGCTACCGGCATACCGACAGTAATTGCACTTTCCGCAACGGCCGCAGTCCTAGCCCTTGTTGCCCTGTTTTTTGTTCGCCGTCGTAAGAGCATAATCAAAAACAGTGGGCGGAACTAG
- a CDS encoding integrase core domain-containing protein, with translation MTASNQLWEMDIQYKRLADHTMVQVFNIIDVFDRSIVFSDSYLSCKSRNVVKGVQMALNKYVGKGENKPVIRTDNGSQFISHEFYGFVGAEEIHHERIPNKSPNHNAHIESYHSIVKSDLYDRFEFRNFEEFHKEHVAFVRHYNEEYCHGSLGYLTPQEYRKIIKDPRNQGLIRAVKVI, from the coding sequence ATAACGGCTTCCAACCAACTTTGGGAGATGGATATTCAGTATAAACGACTTGCGGATCATACCATGGTTCAAGTTTTTAACATCATAGATGTTTTTGACAGAAGTATTGTCTTCTCTGATAGCTATCTGTCCTGTAAATCAAGGAATGTAGTGAAAGGGGTTCAGATGGCTCTAAACAAATATGTTGGAAAAGGGGAGAACAAGCCTGTAATACGAACAGATAATGGTTCCCAATTCATTAGTCATGAATTCTATGGTTTCGTTGGGGCGGAAGAAATCCATCATGAACGAATACCTAATAAATCACCCAACCATAATGCGCATATTGAATCCTACCATAGTATTGTAAAAAGTGATCTCTATGATAGGTTTGAGTTTCGCAATTTTGAGGAATTCCATAAGGAACATGTTGCGTTCGTAAGGCATTACAACGAGGAGTACTGTCATGGAAGCTTGGGGTATTTGACACCACAAGAATACAGGAAAATCATAAAGGACCCCCGAAACCAGGGTCTAATCAGGGCTGTTAAGGTTATATAA
- a CDS encoding helix-turn-helix domain-containing protein, whose amino-acid sequence MKKNSYNMELKKKIVREALHNGNVSEIARKHGLIPRTVRSWVKQYGVKGDLWERTENDAKKVSLSEQDVSHKTVLELREQIYQLKKQLKKQKEEDQLRINILEDLVKKQNLCPQNRIEVAECWMEKGYSQNETLDIVCVSKSVYWRQRRNQGAATPQDNGKEVVSIMHSRKIKERGKFPGYALDKQGRKISDEKIMDIVLAQITENKFDACGYRKTAYKLRKKEGIIVNHKKMHRLCKESGILRYRGKKR is encoded by the coding sequence ATGAAGAAAAATAGCTATAACATGGAATTAAAGAAGAAAATAGTTAGAGAAGCTTTACATAACGGTAACGTGTCCGAGATTGCCCGTAAACACGGACTCATCCCCAGGACGGTCAGGAGTTGGGTGAAGCAGTACGGGGTGAAGGGGGATCTCTGGGAAAGAACTGAGAATGATGCAAAGAAGGTGTCCCTGAGTGAACAGGATGTTTCTCATAAAACCGTTCTCGAATTAAGGGAACAGATCTACCAGCTAAAGAAACAGTTGAAGAAACAAAAGGAGGAGGATCAGCTCAGAATCAATATTCTGGAGGACCTTGTAAAAAAGCAGAATCTCTGCCCCCAGAATCGGATTGAGGTGGCAGAGTGCTGGATGGAGAAAGGGTATTCACAGAATGAAACCCTAGACATTGTTTGCGTGTCGAAGTCTGTTTACTGGAGACAGAGGAGGAATCAGGGAGCCGCCACTCCGCAGGATAATGGGAAGGAAGTGGTTAGCATAATGCATTCTAGGAAGATAAAAGAAAGGGGGAAATTTCCAGGATATGCCCTGGATAAGCAGGGGAGAAAGATAAGTGATGAAAAAATCATGGATATTGTGTTAGCACAAATAACGGAAAATAAATTTGATGCTTGTGGTTATCGAAAAACCGCATACAAACTTAGGAAAAAAGAGGGTATAATTGTCAATCACAAGAAAATGCATCGACTCTGTAAGGAGTCAGGAATCCTTCGCTACCGGGGAAAAAAGCGTTGA
- a CDS encoding transposase: MKAARKKFSLEFKQKAVDQVKSGQHIAQVSRQCDVAISTINRWVKEEREGVLVGSFSSPRGHRQMDSPSPRSLQKEIDDLKRLLGSKELEISRLKERMGGK; the protein is encoded by the coding sequence ATGAAAGCAGCTCGAAAAAAGTTCTCGTTAGAATTCAAGCAAAAGGCGGTTGATCAGGTCAAAAGTGGACAACATATTGCCCAAGTGTCCAGACAATGCGACGTTGCTATCAGTACAATCAACAGGTGGGTTAAAGAGGAAAGAGAGGGCGTGTTGGTTGGTTCGTTTTCTTCGCCGAGAGGTCACCGCCAGATGGATTCGCCATCCCCTCGGTCTCTGCAGAAGGAGATTGATGATTTAAAGAGACTCTTAGGTAGTAAAGAATTGGAAATCAGTCGGTTGAAGGAAAGGATGGGGGGAAAATGA